GGGGTACGGCTCGCCGGAGGAGGACCGGATGCCACGGGGCCCCCACTCCTCGAAGAACGCCACCGACGCGATCCCCGGTGTCGTCAGCGCGGCGAGGCTCGCCACCGTCCAGGCTGCGAGCTCCGGTGCGCTCTGGCGCGGATCCGCCGCGTCGAGGAGAGCGGGGCCGTACCCCGCGCGCAGATCGGGTTCGCTCGGAACCGGTTCCGCCGTCGTCGCGACCGCGTCGACGTGCGGGCGCAGGGTCACGGGCCCGACGTGCACGGGGGTGCCCCCGGAGAGCTTCACCGCCTGGCGGGCGATGAGGGGCAGGATGCCGAGGGATTCCACGAGCTGCGCCGTCGCCCGCGCGTGGAACAGCGGCGTGAGGGCGAAGCCGACGCCGTCGAGGTCGTCGGGGAGCAGGGAGTGTCCTCGGTTCAGTTCCGTGAAGTGCGTCCGGGCTCCACCGACGACGGGCAGGTCGAGCCCCTCCGCGTGGAGCGCCTCGCGCAGTCCGGCCACGGTCGTGGCATCCGATACGTGCTTCTCGGGCCCGTCGCCGGCGAAGGCGCCGACCGTGCGCACGTCGAGGCCGCGCAGGGGCGCCACGGCCGCGCGCAGATGGCGGGGAGAGGCGCGCACGAAACGCACGTCGAGCGGGAGTCCGGACGCGGTGGCCCGATCGAGTGCCGCGCGCCACGCGGGTGAGGCGAGGTCGAGCTCGACGCGGACGAACGAGCCGACCGGGGCAGGAGGGGGCGCCGGGTCCGGCGCGGTCGCGGCGCCGACGCCGAGCGCGGGGACGACGCCGGCCGGCCGCAGGACCACCTCGTCATCGGCGGTCGCGAGGGGCTCCGCCGCACCGGTGGCGCGGAGCGTCACCGCTTGCCGCACGCGACTCCCCGCGGCGAGCCGGTAGGGGAAGGGGAGCTCGAGCGGGCGGCTGTACGTCTTGAACGAGGCATCCGTCCAGTTGCGCTGGTCCTCCATCTCGAACACGTCGCCCTCGAGGGTCATCGACAGGGCGAGGCCGCGGTGCTCCCAGGCCAGTGCCGCGATGTCCAACGCCGGCTGGTGGGGGCTGATCGCGCGCGGGAAGCGAGTGGCCTCGACGGCTCCCTCCGTGTGAGTGACGGTGAGGTCCGCCCCCGCCACCGCGGGAGGGTGCAGGACCACCAGGCCGAGGCGATTGGTCTCGACCTCGCGCTCCGCGACCACGTCGGCGACGACCTCGAGGCGCGCCCCGTCCACGCGCACCCCGACCGTGCCGACGATCCCGCCGCCCCGGACGTGCAGGGTCACCGCGGCCGGGCCGCTCTCGCACCGTTCGACGTCGAAGTCGACGGTTCCCCAGTCGCGGTCGCGCAGCACGAGACGGACGCTGCGGAGCACGACGACCCCGTCGACCGCGAGGTCGGCGAGCTCATCGCCGCGGCGCTCGAGCGACCACCGCCCGTCCGTCCACGCCGCGCCCGGCTCCGCCCACGTCATCTCAGAGCGTCGTCATGCCGCCGTCGACGGCGAAGAGGGCCCCGGTGGCGAACGCTCCGTCGTCGGACGCGAGGAAGACCATGATCCCCTCGACGTCCTCCGGGGCGCCCGCGCGACCGAGCGGGATGCGCCCGATGATCGCGGCTCGCGCCGCGGGGTCGTCGGTGATCGTGGTCACGAGCGAGGTCTCGGTGTACGCGGGGACGACGGTGTTCACGAGGATGCCGCGATCGGCATATGCCGCGGCGACGGTGCGCGTGAGCCCGTGGATGCCGGCCTTCGTGGCGCTGTAGGCGGTGAAGTCGCGCCCCTCGCCGTTCAGTCCGGTGGGGCTGCCCGTGACGATGATCGACCCGCCCGTGTCGCGCATCGCACGGACGGCGTGCTTGATGGTGAGGAAGGTCCCCGTGAGGTTCACGTCGACGGTGCGCTGCCAGACGGCGAGATCGAGGTCCGCGATGGGAGCGTCCTGGCCGAACAGCTGTACGCCCGCGTTCGCGACGACGACGTCCGGCGTCCACCCCGCTTCTCCCGCGTCGGCGAAGGCGGCCGCGACGGACTCCTCGTCGGAGATGTCGAGGACGGCGGCCCGCGCGGCCCCGCCGATCCGCGCGACGGCCGCGGCCGTGGCATCCGCGTCCCGGTCGCCGATGAGCACGCGGGCGCCCTCGCGGGCGAAGCGCACGGCGACGGCGAAACCGATCCCGGTGGCCGCGCCCGTGACGAGCGCGGTCTTTCCCTGAAGTCTGGTCATTGCGGTGTCCTCAGCGCGAGATCTGGTCGAGGTGCAGCATGCGCGCGAGGTTCTTGTCGAGCTCGTCGTCGCGGAAGATCTTCTTCCAGTCGTCCTTGATGATGCTCTCGCGACCGTAGTCCATCGCGATGAGGCACGCGTCGCTGAACGGGTTGTCGCCGCGGAGGCCGTTCGCGAGCGCCACCTGCGTGTGGCCGTACAGGATGCTGCGCGCCGCCGCCTCGGGCACGCCCATGGTGTGGATCGCCTCGTCGAGCGCTTCGTTGAGGAGCGCCCCGATCATGCACGCGACGGTCTCGACGAGGGTCGGCTCGAGCTGGGCGAGCTGCTTGACCGTGACCCAGTGCACGTCGATCACCGGGGCGTAGATCGCGCGGACGGTGGCCTCGACGATCGCCTTCTTCTCGGGGTCGTCGGACTCGATCGCGGCGATCGCGTCCTGCGCGGCGGCGATGCCGCCGAACGTGTCGGCCCACTCCTCCTTCGTCGTGCGCTCGAGGAACACCGAGGGGTGGCAGGGGTGCGCGACGGCCTGCACGACGTCGCCGCGGGTGGTCAGCAGTCCCGCGTAGGCCGCGGCCGGGTCGAGCGTCAGCACGATCGCGCCCGGCTTCAGCTGCGGCACGAGCTCGGCGGTGACGGGCCCGAGGGCGAGGTCGGGCACGGCGAGCACGACGATGTCGGCGTCCGACACGGCATCCGCCGCGTCGGTCAGCTCGCGGCCCGCGGCGAGGGTGCGCTCGCGCCCCGCCGGGGAGTTCTCGACGTACGCGACCGGGTGGGCGGTGCGCGCGAGGTTGTTCGACACGCGCATGCCCATCTTGCCGCCCGCGCCGATGACGGCGATCGAGTGGAGGTCGGTGGTGGTCTCGGTCATGGGGTGCTCCTCAGGTAGTCGATGGTGGTGCGGGTCCACTCCCGCTCCAGACGAAGGGTGGTTTCGGCGTCCCCCTGCCAGGGGAGCCAGTGCTCGACGATCTCGTCGATCCCGCGCTCGCGGGGTCGGACGGTGTCGAGCAGATGGGGGTAGTCGTGCAGTCCGGCGCCCATCGGTACGCCGGTGTACTCGAAGCCGACCCAGCCGTCACGGCGCTGGAAGGCGAAATCCTTGACGTGCACATTGGCGACGAGCTCTTCGCACACCTCGACGCACGCTGCGGGCTGCTCGAGCCGAGCCACCACGTTCGCGGGGTCGAGACAGATGCCCAGGCTCTCGCTCGACAACGACCACACCAGTTCGACGAGATCGGCCGTGGCGACCTGTTCGTAGGTCTCGAGGGCCAGGGTCACCCCGGCCGCCTCGAAGGAGGGCAGGGTGTCGGCGAGCCAGCGCTCTGCGCGAGCGAGGGACGGCGTGCCCTCGGGGCCGATGAGCATCGAGCGGATCAGCCGTGCGTCGAAGACCTCGGCGAGGCCCAGGAAACGGTGGAGCCGTTCGGGCGTGAGGCCCTTGGTGCCGAGCTGCACGGTGATCCCGAGGTCGCGGGCGGCGGCCGAGGCCTCGGACAGCTCGCGATCGCCCATGTACTCGAGGGGGGCGAAGTCGCAGATCTGGAAGAGGTCGACGTCGAGCGCACGGGTCGCTTCGAACGCCCCGCGCAGCGTGAGGGGCTCGGGGGCGCGCGCCGAAT
This portion of the Microbacterium testaceum StLB037 genome encodes:
- a CDS encoding SDR family NAD(P)-dependent oxidoreductase, whose translation is MTRLQGKTALVTGAATGIGFAVAVRFAREGARVLIGDRDADATAAAVARIGGAARAAVLDISDEESVAAAFADAGEAGWTPDVVVANAGVQLFGQDAPIADLDLAVWQRTVDVNLTGTFLTIKHAVRAMRDTGGSIIVTGSPTGLNGEGRDFTAYSATKAGIHGLTRTVAAAYADRGILVNTVVPAYTETSLVTTITDDPAARAAIIGRIPLGRAGAPEDVEGIMVFLASDDGAFATGALFAVDGGMTTL
- a CDS encoding phosphogluconate dehydrogenase C-terminal domain-containing protein; translated protein: MTETTTDLHSIAVIGAGGKMGMRVSNNLARTAHPVAYVENSPAGRERTLAAGRELTDAADAVSDADIVVLAVPDLALGPVTAELVPQLKPGAIVLTLDPAAAYAGLLTTRGDVVQAVAHPCHPSVFLERTTKEEWADTFGGIAAAQDAIAAIESDDPEKKAIVEATVRAIYAPVIDVHWVTVKQLAQLEPTLVETVACMIGALLNEALDEAIHTMGVPEAAARSILYGHTQVALANGLRGDNPFSDACLIAMDYGRESIIKDDWKKIFRDDELDKNLARMLHLDQISR
- a CDS encoding sugar phosphate isomerase/epimerase family protein; translated protein: MIGLGTYAFFWQHSARAPEPLTLRGAFEATRALDVDLFQICDFAPLEYMGDRELSEASAAARDLGITVQLGTKGLTPERLHRFLGLAEVFDARLIRSMLIGPEGTPSLARAERWLADTLPSFEAAGVTLALETYEQVATADLVELVWSLSSESLGICLDPANVVARLEQPAACVEVCEELVANVHVKDFAFQRRDGWVGFEYTGVPMGAGLHDYPHLLDTVRPRERGIDEIVEHWLPWQGDAETTLRLEREWTRTTIDYLRSTP